One genomic window of Actinoplanes lobatus includes the following:
- a CDS encoding metal-dependent transcriptional regulator, protein MVNDLVDTTEMYLRTILELEEEGVPALRARIAERLHQSGPTVSQTVARMERDGLLTVEGDRHLVLTELGRASAVAVMRKHRLAELLLVNVIGMPYEEAHEEACRWEHVMSDAVEKRVYELLNKPTRSPYGNPIPGLEQLGAVDDAAEALTRGERNLAFPGLSGSVEIRRICESVQTNSDVLRQLHAAGINPGTTVTVAQERDGVTIDRSGDKIRLPREVASRVFVAAG, encoded by the coding sequence TGTGCCCGCACTTCGCGCCCGCATCGCCGAGCGCCTGCACCAAAGCGGTCCCACGGTCAGCCAGACCGTCGCCCGGATGGAACGGGACGGCCTGCTCACCGTCGAGGGCGACCGTCATCTCGTCCTGACCGAGCTGGGCCGCGCCAGCGCCGTCGCGGTGATGCGCAAGCACCGCCTCGCCGAGCTGCTGCTCGTCAACGTCATCGGCATGCCCTACGAGGAGGCCCACGAGGAGGCCTGCCGGTGGGAGCACGTGATGAGCGACGCCGTCGAGAAGCGGGTCTACGAGCTGCTCAACAAGCCGACCCGCTCGCCGTACGGTAACCCGATCCCCGGCCTCGAACAGCTCGGCGCCGTGGACGACGCCGCCGAGGCCCTCACCCGCGGCGAGCGCAACCTCGCCTTCCCGGGGCTGAGCGGCAGCGTCGAGATCCGCCGCATCTGCGAGAGCGTGCAGACCAACTCCGACGTGCTGCGCCAGCTGCACGCCGCCGGCATCAACCCGGGCACGACGGTGACCGTGGCACAGGAGCGCGACGGGGTGACCATCGACCGCTCCGGCGACAAGATCCGGCTGCCGCGTGAGGTGGCGTCCCGGGTGTTCGTCGCCGCCGGCTAG
- a CDS encoding DUF5522 domain-containing protein, with translation MEPAPRPLTEPHPSRLAPDHPRRPEILAAHAAALAGGQPGYPDPDTGLFVLTAGFLAKRGTCCTRGCRHCPYVADT, from the coding sequence GTGGAGCCGGCGCCGCGTCCGTTGACCGAACCTCATCCCAGCCGGCTGGCACCGGACCATCCGCGCCGCCCGGAGATCCTGGCCGCCCACGCCGCGGCCCTCGCCGGCGGTCAGCCCGGCTATCCGGACCCGGACACCGGCCTGTTCGTCCTGACCGCCGGATTCCTGGCCAAGCGCGGCACCTGCTGCACCCGCGGCTGCCGTCACTGCCCCTATGTGGCCGACACGTGA
- a CDS encoding MerR family transcriptional regulator, with the protein MDLAGQLFRLLDNRLLDPLEILLEDARPGDAVRPLLRHRVIEWTRVLEGDDDAAAVHVIARLIGTLYPDDHAFHPPADWWRTPLGRVVARRAGHPFATTVSLSTVGAMLGISRQGVHDLVRRGRLPRHPDGGVPVSAIRDRLRDNPPTEESS; encoded by the coding sequence GTGGACCTCGCCGGGCAGCTGTTCCGCCTGCTGGACAACCGCCTGCTCGACCCGCTGGAGATCCTCCTGGAGGACGCCCGGCCGGGCGATGCGGTTCGTCCGCTCCTGCGGCACCGGGTGATCGAGTGGACCCGGGTCCTGGAGGGCGACGACGACGCGGCGGCCGTCCACGTGATCGCCCGGCTGATCGGCACGCTCTACCCCGACGATCACGCCTTCCATCCACCGGCCGACTGGTGGCGCACCCCGCTCGGCCGCGTCGTGGCCCGCCGGGCCGGTCACCCGTTCGCGACCACGGTGTCCCTGTCCACCGTCGGCGCGATGCTGGGCATCAGCCGGCAGGGTGTGCACGACCTGGTGCGCCGGGGCCGCCTGCCCCGCCATCCGGACGGCGGCGTGCCCGTCTCCGCCATCCGCGACCGACTTCGCGACAACCCTCCCACCGAGGAGTCCTCATGA